A genome region from Buchnera aphidicola (Chaetogeoica yunlongensis) includes the following:
- the murJ gene encoding murein biosynthesis integral membrane protein MurJ — translation MNILKSLISLSFVTFISRILGFVRDLLLAYMFGASGITDSFFLAFKVPNLFRRVFAESSFSQVFIPILSEYKINKDIKSTKNFIANIFGFMIVVLSLFTIFGIYFASDIINICAPGFFNHPDKLYLTSQLLKVMFPYVLLISLSSLTGSILNSWNYFSMPACSSIFLNISIIIFMIFMTPYFNPKIFSLAWAIIVGGILQLLYHFPYLIKINMLVFPKFNVLNLGLIKFLKQISVVILGTSINQISIIIATMSSSFLISGSISWIYYSDRLIEFISSIFGVSLSTLLLPLLSKSINNANHKEYSNLLNWALKLVFILVIPSAIILFMLSESLITILFKYGAFTYNDVIMTKKILEFYSIGVLPFVLIKILLVGFYSNQNIKTPMRISIFIVILTQFLNLIFIKNLQYTSFALAISISSWINFFLLYKKLCENNIFITSKNWFNFLSKIVISAIVMFILLFINIKIFPIECEHRLFFKIIRLLYTCIFSGSGYLLTLYCLGIRLNHFLSPFDKVKSP, via the coding sequence GTGAATATTTTAAAATCATTGATATCTTTAAGTTTTGTAACTTTTATATCTAGAATATTAGGTTTCGTACGAGATTTATTACTTGCATATATGTTTGGTGCATCCGGAATAACAGATTCTTTTTTTTTAGCATTTAAAGTGCCAAATTTGTTTCGTCGTGTTTTTGCTGAAAGCTCTTTTTCTCAAGTTTTCATTCCTATTTTATCAGAATATAAAATTAATAAAGATATTAAGTCGACAAAAAATTTTATTGCAAATATTTTTGGTTTTATGATAGTAGTTTTAAGTTTATTCACAATATTTGGAATATATTTTGCTTCTGACATTATTAATATTTGTGCTCCAGGATTTTTTAATCACCCGGATAAGTTATATTTAACTTCTCAATTGTTGAAAGTAATGTTTCCATACGTACTCCTTATTTCTTTATCGTCTTTAACAGGGTCAATTTTGAATTCATGGAATTATTTTTCTATGCCCGCATGTTCTTCAATTTTTTTGAATATTAGTATAATAATTTTTATGATATTTATGACACCTTATTTTAATCCTAAAATTTTTTCTTTAGCTTGGGCTATTATAGTAGGTGGAATACTTCAATTGTTATATCATTTTCCTTACTTAATAAAAATTAACATGTTGGTATTTCCTAAATTTAATGTACTAAATTTAGGTTTAATAAAATTTTTGAAACAAATTAGCGTAGTGATTTTAGGAACATCAATAAATCAGATATCGATAATAATTGCTACAATGAGTTCTTCATTTTTAATATCAGGATCTATATCATGGATTTATTATTCAGATCGATTAATAGAATTCATTTCTAGTATTTTTGGAGTTTCATTAAGTACTTTGCTGTTGCCTTTATTATCTAAAAGTATTAATAATGCAAATCATAAAGAATATTCTAATTTATTAAATTGGGCTCTAAAACTTGTGTTTATATTAGTTATTCCTAGCGCTATAATATTATTTATGCTTTCTGAATCTTTAATAACTATATTATTTAAGTATGGTGCATTTACTTATAATGACGTCATTATGACGAAAAAAATTTTAGAATTTTATTCTATTGGAGTACTTCCATTTGTTTTAATAAAAATCTTATTAGTTGGTTTTTATTCAAATCAAAATATAAAAACTCCAATGAGAATTTCTATTTTTATTGTAATATTAACACAATTTTTAAATCTTATTTTTATAAAAAATCTTCAATATACTAGTTTTGCTTTAGCTATTAGTATATCTTCTTGGATAAATTTTTTTTTGTTGTATAAAAAATTATGTGAAAATAATATATTTATTACTTCAAAAAACTGGTTTAATTTTCTATCAAAAATTGTTATTTCAGCTATAGTAATGTTTATTTTATTATTTATAAATATTAAAATATTTCCTATTGAATGTGAACACCGTTTATTTTTCAAAATAATTCGTTTGTTATATACATGTATATTTTCTGGTAGTGGTTATTTATTAACTTTATATTGTTTAGGAATTCGTTTAAATCATTTTTTATCACCGTTTGATAAAGTTAAAAGTCCTTAA
- the flgB gene encoding flagellar basal body rod protein FlgB, protein MLDKINHDLNKTKLSLNLHSYRQSLLASNISNAKTPKYQASDINFSKIFNKILDIAHEVAKKTLSTTSNKHIKNKNNSKNFEQNKLLNNNYVSKNGAVNVDIEKIKFVHNGLKYHADVVFINNKLRNITNVLQG, encoded by the coding sequence ATGTTAGATAAAATAAATCATGATCTTAATAAAACTAAATTATCTTTAAACTTGCATTCGTATCGACAATCATTATTAGCATCTAATATTTCTAATGCAAAAACACCAAAATATCAAGCGTCTGACATAAACTTTTCTAAAATATTTAATAAAATATTAGATATAGCTCATGAAGTAGCAAAAAAAACCTTAAGCACAACATCTAACAAACACATTAAAAACAAAAATAATTCAAAAAACTTTGAACAAAATAAATTACTAAATAATAATTATGTTTCTAAAAACGGAGCAGTTAACGTTGATATTGAAAAAATAAAATTTGTTCATAACGGTTTAAAATATCATGCAGACGTAGTATTTATTAATAACAAACTTAGAAATATTACAAACGTCCTACAAGGATGA
- the flgC gene encoding flagellar basal body rod protein FlgC codes for MSLFSIFDIAGSSLIAQSKKMSIHATNLANIDSLIYTNKKLSPYIAKKVILKFNSCLKNKLGGVKIDKIIDDKSPLKSIYNPNSPIADSSGFAKTSNVNLISETIDAITAARDFETNLEMLNTTKNLIMKTLTIGN; via the coding sequence ATGTCATTATTTAGTATTTTTGATATTGCAGGATCATCATTAATCGCACAATCAAAAAAAATGTCTATTCACGCAACAAATTTAGCTAATATTGATTCCTTAATATACACCAATAAAAAATTAAGTCCTTATATCGCTAAAAAAGTAATACTAAAATTTAACTCTTGTTTAAAAAATAAGTTAGGAGGAGTTAAAATAGATAAAATTATTGATGATAAATCTCCTTTAAAATCAATATATAATCCTAATAGTCCTATCGCAGATTCGAGTGGGTTTGCTAAAACATCAAATGTGAATTTAATTTCAGAGACAATTGATGCCATTACAGCAGCGAGAGATTTTGAAACAAATTTAGAAATGCTAAATACAACAAAAAATTTAATTATGAAAACATTAACTATTGGTAATTAA
- the flgF gene encoding flagellar basal-body rod protein FlgF, translating into MESLINTIENTCSKIFQNQEIIANNIANASTTGFKSELESKIILSHNNKNNLIETKNIYKHYKNNTQGMFKKTNQPLDFAIKNKNSWFVIKLNPKTIAYTKNGHFKINSNRKLMIQNHAVLGTNGDIVIPNNTEIIISSNGVVSIKKDNETNYPIAKLRFKTFNINNLIHDKNGFYLLNKNSKIEKNKENNANVQLIPGTLEDSNVNLEENLINMIENSRKFDTQMKILSMYNENTQLYNKFLNLN; encoded by the coding sequence ATGGAATCTTTAATAAACACTATAGAAAATACATGTAGTAAAATATTTCAAAACCAGGAAATTATAGCCAATAATATAGCTAATGCTTCTACAACAGGGTTTAAATCAGAATTAGAATCTAAAATTATTTTGTCTCACAATAATAAAAATAATCTTATAGAAACAAAAAATATATACAAACATTATAAAAATAATACTCAAGGAATGTTCAAAAAAACAAATCAACCTCTAGACTTTGCTATTAAAAATAAAAACAGTTGGTTTGTAATAAAACTTAATCCTAAAACTATTGCTTATACTAAAAACGGACATTTTAAAATAAATTCAAATAGAAAATTAATGATCCAAAATCATGCAGTATTAGGAACTAATGGTGACATTGTCATACCAAATAACACAGAAATAATTATATCTTCTAATGGTGTAGTAAGTATTAAAAAAGATAATGAAACAAATTATCCTATTGCTAAATTAAGATTTAAAACATTTAATATAAATAATTTAATACATGATAAAAATGGATTTTATTTATTAAATAAAAATTCAAAAATAGAAAAAAACAAAGAAAATAATGCAAACGTTCAGTTAATACCTGGAACATTAGAAGACAGCAATGTAAATTTAGAAGAAAATCTTATTAATATGATTGAAAATTCAAGAAAATTTGACACTCAAATGAAAATTTTGTCTATGTATAACGAGAATACACAATTATATAATAAATTTTTAAACTTAAATTAA
- the flgG gene encoding flagellar basal-body rod protein FlgG, protein MIPSLWISKTGLDAQQINMDTIANNLANISTNGFKRSKVIFEDLIYHTVQQAGSKSYGDSISPSGLQLGTGVTPISTEREHNQGHLSKTNSLKDIAINGNGFFQVQLSDGTVAYTRDGSFRIDQNGQLVTNNGFLIQPTISVPSNGSNLHVSRDGIMTVTVPGQPTPLQIGQINLYNFINSSGLSNLGENLYQETEASGNPISSIPGANGTGLLYQGYVETSNVNVAEELVNMIQTQRAYEINSKVITASDQMLQKLSQL, encoded by the coding sequence ATGATTCCTTCATTATGGATTTCAAAAACAGGATTAGATGCTCAACAAATAAATATGGATACCATTGCTAACAATTTAGCCAATATTAGTACAAATGGATTCAAACGTTCCAAAGTAATATTCGAAGATTTAATTTATCATACTGTTCAACAAGCTGGTTCTAAATCTTATGGAGATTCTATATCTCCATCAGGGTTACAGTTAGGAACAGGTGTTACACCAATATCTACTGAACGTGAACATAACCAAGGACATCTTTCAAAAACAAATTCTCTTAAAGATATAGCAATAAATGGAAACGGTTTTTTTCAAGTACAACTTTCTGACGGAACAGTTGCATATACTCGAGATGGATCCTTTAGAATAGATCAAAATGGTCAATTAGTAACAAATAATGGATTTTTAATTCAACCAACAATTAGTGTTCCATCTAATGGGAGTAATTTGCATGTAAGCAGAGATGGAATTATGACAGTTACTGTTCCTGGACAACCTACACCGCTACAAATTGGACAAATAAATTTATATAATTTTATTAATAGTTCTGGATTATCAAATTTAGGAGAAAACCTATATCAAGAAACCGAAGCATCTGGTAATCCTATATCTTCTATTCCAGGTGCTAATGGAACAGGATTATTGTATCAAGGTTATGTAGAAACATCTAATGTAAACGTTGCAGAAGAATTAGTAAATATGATTCAAACACAAAGAGCATATGAAATAAATAGTAAAGTCATTACTGCTTCGGATCAAATGCTGCAAAAATTATCACAACTATAA
- a CDS encoding flagellar basal body L-ring protein FlgH, which produces MVTKLFTLKKKYLLLTTVIIILNGCAIHSNSKLNEQKHENIDKNDSVKQKSKSMNIFNFPKNEFNNTSFEKFFENYTPQKVGDTLTVILQENMTASNNISNNFINKENTGIGINHGYEKKNNSPEKKNHLFEFNTAIKNDFIGRGGSFANNKIVGLITVTINKILPNGNLEVSGNKNIVINNGTEKIRFYGIVNPYTISKNNSVLSTEIANTDITYISEKNNKLKNINLFTWLKKIFLSLFSL; this is translated from the coding sequence ATGGTGACTAAGTTGTTTACTTTAAAAAAAAAATATCTTTTATTAACTACAGTAATAATAATACTTAACGGATGCGCAATTCATTCTAATTCTAAATTAAATGAACAAAAACATGAAAATATTGATAAAAACGACTCTGTTAAACAAAAATCTAAATCAATGAATATTTTTAATTTTCCAAAAAATGAATTTAACAATACTTCTTTTGAAAAATTTTTTGAAAATTATACACCACAAAAAGTAGGAGATACATTAACTGTAATTTTACAAGAAAATATGACAGCTAGTAATAATATCTCTAATAATTTTATAAACAAAGAAAACACTGGAATTGGTATAAATCATGGCTATGAAAAAAAAAATAATTCACCCGAAAAAAAAAATCATTTATTCGAATTCAATACAGCTATTAAAAATGATTTTATAGGAAGAGGTGGGTCCTTTGCTAATAATAAAATTGTTGGACTAATAACAGTCACAATTAATAAAATATTACCTAATGGAAATTTAGAAGTATCAGGAAATAAAAACATTGTAATAAATAATGGAACAGAAAAAATACGATTTTATGGAATCGTGAATCCTTATACTATTTCTAAAAACAATTCCGTATTATCAACAGAAATTGCTAATACTGATATCACTTATATTAGTGAAAAAAATAACAAATTAAAAAACATAAATTTATTTACTTGGCTTAAAAAAATTTTTTTGAGTTTATTTTCTCTATAA
- a CDS encoding flagellar basal body P-ring protein FlgI, giving the protein MLKKYILISLLCLFSTPVLAYKIRDLITIQGIRNYPLIGYGLVIGLDGTGDQTNQIPYTTNSIKNMLSKLGTNIPNDKNTQFKNIASVMVTANFPNFIHIGQQIDVTVSSIGNAKSLKGGTLLVTPLKGTDNKVYAIAQGNILINTKTYFDKNFEKQYSLDNHFNNGKIINGAIIEKEIANFNFGNNKTLNLQLNKEDFNVAKKISNKINNLYPNSSIALNSKTIQIQLPNDIDEQVTVLANIQNMNIHTPIQDSKIIINTRTGDIVTNQIIKINTCVINHKNISVIVNNNKSTNNKIILKMIPKIENNEYIYKSKTYKSYDTHENKNIQKYIKIINQNINLNDIINTLYSIGITTSELISILQSMSNAGCFHAKLEII; this is encoded by the coding sequence ATGTTAAAAAAATATATTTTAATTAGTTTATTATGTTTATTTAGTACACCTGTTTTAGCTTATAAAATTAGAGATTTAATCACTATACAAGGAATAAGAAATTATCCATTAATAGGTTATGGATTAGTGATTGGGCTTGATGGAACTGGAGATCAAACTAATCAAATACCTTATACAACGAATTCAATAAAAAACATGTTATCAAAACTTGGAACAAATATTCCAAATGATAAAAATACTCAATTTAAAAATATTGCTTCCGTAATGGTAACTGCTAATTTTCCAAATTTTATTCATATAGGACAACAAATAGATGTTACAGTATCATCTATAGGTAATGCTAAAAGTCTCAAAGGGGGCACTCTTCTTGTAACTCCATTGAAGGGAACTGATAACAAAGTTTATGCTATTGCACAAGGGAACATACTAATTAATACAAAAACATATTTTGATAAAAACTTTGAAAAACAATATTCTCTAGATAATCATTTTAACAATGGTAAAATAATTAATGGAGCAATTATAGAAAAAGAAATTGCTAATTTTAACTTTGGAAATAATAAAACATTAAACTTACAATTAAATAAAGAAGATTTTAATGTAGCAAAAAAAATAAGTAATAAAATTAATAATTTATATCCTAATTCTTCTATTGCTTTAAACTCTAAAACCATTCAAATTCAACTTCCTAATGATATCGATGAACAAGTAACAGTATTAGCTAATATTCAAAATATGAATATACATACACCTATTCAGGATTCCAAAATAATTATTAATACTAGAACAGGTGATATTGTTACTAATCAAATAATTAAAATCAATACTTGTGTTATTAACCATAAAAATATATCAGTAATCGTTAATAATAATAAATCAACTAATAATAAAATTATTTTAAAAATGATTCCTAAAATAGAAAATAACGAGTATATTTATAAATCTAAAACATATAAAAGCTATGATACTCATGAAAATAAAAACATCCAAAAGTACATTAAAATAATAAACCAAAATATTAATCTCAATGATATTATTAATACATTATATTCTATAGGAATAACCACTTCAGAATTAATTTCAATATTACAATCTATGAGTAATGCTGGCTGTTTTCATGCTAAATTAGAGATAATATAA
- a CDS encoding rod-binding protein, protein MNIVKLLNLIFFNKNKNSLNEQKFIIKKNKNKTKNFKISQQIENFFLYMMLKSMKKNICKNEAWINTQKESIYQDMYDHIITQIYSKKSIGLAKIINKQISQNQNESVSNNDDQENLKVNKNFLEKINFYNITHNNDNIANYINAIKNSKLIY, encoded by the coding sequence ATGAATATTGTAAAATTATTAAATTTAATTTTTTTTAACAAAAACAAAAATTCACTTAATGAACAAAAATTTATCATTAAAAAAAATAAAAATAAAACTAAAAACTTTAAAATTTCTCAACAAATAGAAAATTTTTTTCTTTATATGATGTTAAAAAGTATGAAGAAAAATATTTGTAAAAATGAAGCTTGGATTAATACTCAAAAAGAATCTATATATCAAGATATGTATGATCATATTATTACTCAAATATACAGCAAAAAAAGTATAGGATTAGCAAAAATAATAAACAAACAAATAAGTCAAAATCAAAATGAAAGCGTATCAAATAATGATGATCAAGAAAATTTAAAAGTAAATAAAAATTTTTTAGAAAAAATAAATTTTTATAATATAACACATAATAATGATAACATTGCTAATTATATTAATGCTATCAAAAATTCAAAACTAATTTATTAA
- a CDS encoding ribonuclease E/G — MLRDYLLKDVQEIIVDNKKLLNVIHKYIFLLNRADFKNKIKLYQGKQSLFQYYDVEYQVNVVFQRSIKLASGGKIIIDTTEALTVIDVNSCSSTQGQSLEETALNTNLEAINEICRQLKLRDISGLIIIDFIDMSFLKNKKIIELYLHKLLKKDRARVKIGSISRFGLLEMSRQSLGHFSNKVNYNVCSKCKNLMS; from the coding sequence ATGTTAAGAGATTATTTACTAAAAGATGTTCAAGAAATTATTGTTGATAATAAAAAATTATTGAATGTGATACATAAATATATTTTTTTATTAAACCGAGCTGATTTTAAAAATAAAATAAAATTATATCAAGGCAAACAATCTTTGTTTCAATATTATGATGTAGAATATCAAGTTAATGTTGTTTTTCAACGTAGTATTAAACTTGCATCTGGTGGAAAAATTATAATTGATACTACAGAAGCTTTAACAGTTATTGATGTAAATTCTTGTTCATCTACTCAAGGACAAAGTTTAGAAGAAACCGCATTAAATACAAATTTAGAAGCAATTAATGAAATTTGTCGACAATTAAAATTACGTGATATAAGCGGATTGATTATTATTGATTTTATAGATATGAGTTTTTTAAAAAATAAAAAAATTATTGAACTTTATTTACATAAGTTATTAAAAAAAGATAGAGCAAGAGTAAAAATAGGATCTATTTCTCGTTTTGGTTTGCTAGAAATGTCACGACAAAGTTTAGGTCATTTTTCGAATAAAGTTAATTATAATGTTTGTTCTAAATGTAAAAATCTTATGTCATAA
- a CDS encoding ribonuclease E/G, which yields MKKILINSIHENEIRVAIIHGNKLCNLDIASFDRQSIMSNIYKGRITRIESSLEAVFIDYGLKRNGFLPFKEIHKEYFPLKFLNTCNYKIHHPLIEGQEFIVQVIKNERGTKGALLTTFISLVGSYLVLLPYNFNVKGISKKIKGHNRILLKKMISMLNIPNNMGVIIRTAGENQSIEILQKDLEFCINDWNKIQKSLIRYSAPCLIYKKKIF from the coding sequence ATGAAAAAAATTTTAATTAATTCCATTCATGAAAATGAGATTCGTGTTGCTATCATTCATGGAAACAAACTATGTAATTTAGATATAGCAAGTTTTGATAGACAATCAATTATGTCAAACATTTATAAAGGTAGAATTACACGTATAGAATCTAGTTTAGAAGCAGTATTTATTGATTATGGATTGAAAAGAAATGGATTTTTACCATTTAAAGAAATTCATAAAGAGTATTTTCCTCTAAAATTTTTAAATACTTGTAATTATAAAATTCATCATCCTTTAATAGAAGGACAAGAATTTATTGTACAAGTGATTAAAAATGAAAGAGGAACAAAAGGTGCATTATTAACAACTTTTATTAGTTTAGTTGGAAGTTATTTAGTATTACTGCCGTACAATTTTAATGTTAAAGGGATTTCAAAAAAGATAAAGGGACATAATAGAATTTTATTAAAAAAAATGATATCTATGTTAAATATTCCTAATAATATGGGGGTGATTATTCGAACTGCTGGAGAAAACCAATCAATTGAAATTTTACAAAAGGATTTAGAATTTTGTATTAATGATTGGAATAAAATTCAAAAGTCTTTAATAAGATATTCAGCTCCTTGTTTAATTTATAAAAAAAAAATATTTTAA
- a CDS encoding RluA family pseudouridine synthase encodes MIKKSLPVSFINITKNIETQRIDNFLQSKFKTLPKSLIYKILRNGQIRVNKKRIAPSYKLQSHDCIRIPPIYIKSIKKIKKPNEKLSMLFNNIKLYEDNYLLILNKPTGLAVHSGSGINYGMIENLRIQRPDENNLDLVHRLDRETSGILIIAKKRSILKNLHTQLRERKIKKKYIALVHGRWPNKLKSISMPLSTITSEKHQHITKINKTGKDSITHFKIKTKYKKHTLISVTPITGRTHQIRVHLLHLNYPVVLDSKYGNKELDKLIKNKFKVNRLLLHAEKIKFFHPFYKKNISITAPIDYQFKKILNNIT; translated from the coding sequence ATGATAAAAAAATCTTTACCTGTGTCTTTTATAAATATCACTAAAAATATTGAAACACAAAGGATAGATAATTTTCTTCAATCAAAATTTAAAACACTACCCAAAAGTCTAATTTACAAAATATTAAGAAACGGTCAAATTAGGGTAAATAAGAAAAGAATAGCACCAAGTTATAAATTACAATCACATGATTGTATTAGAATACCACCTATCTATATAAAAAGCATAAAAAAAATAAAAAAACCTAATGAAAAGTTATCCATGTTGTTTAATAATATAAAATTATATGAAGATAATTATTTATTAATACTCAACAAACCTACAGGATTAGCAGTACATAGTGGTAGTGGAATAAATTATGGAATGATAGAAAATCTTAGAATACAAAGACCAGATGAAAATAATCTTGATTTAGTACATCGATTAGATAGAGAAACTTCAGGTATACTAATAATAGCTAAGAAACGATCAATCTTAAAAAATTTACATACACAACTTAGAGAACGAAAAATAAAAAAAAAATATATTGCATTAGTACATGGAAGATGGCCAAATAAATTAAAATCTATTTCAATGCCATTATCAACAATTACATCAGAAAAACATCAACATATAACAAAAATCAATAAAACTGGAAAAGATTCTATTACACATTTTAAAATCAAAACAAAATATAAAAAACATACTTTAATATCTGTTACTCCAATTACTGGAAGAACTCATCAAATAAGAGTTCACTTATTACATTTAAACTATCCAGTTGTATTAGATAGCAAATATGGAAATAAAGAATTAGATAAACTTATAAAAAATAAATTTAAAGTCAATAGACTATTATTACATGCTGAAAAAATTAAATTTTTTCACCCTTTTTATAAAAAGAATATATCTATTACTGCACCAATAGATTATCAATTTAAAAAAATTTTAAACAATATTACATAA
- the rpmF gene encoding 50S ribosomal protein L32, whose product MAVQKSKPSRSIRGKRRSHDSLKIPLLSKDKLSKEIHIRHHITNNGYYKGKKVIELNKKQFK is encoded by the coding sequence ATGGCTGTTCAAAAAAGCAAACCTAGTAGATCCATACGAGGTAAAAGAAGATCACATGATTCTTTAAAAATACCTTTACTATCTAAAGATAAATTATCTAAAGAAATCCATATTAGACATCATATTACTAATAATGGTTATTATAAAGGAAAAAAAGTCATAGAATTAAATAAAAAACAATTCAAATAA
- a CDS encoding acyltransferase domain-containing protein, with amino-acid sequence MHKYAMLFPGQKFNEKKISSYFTTNKIFQNIFTDASEYAKYDLWKLIHDYPNGKIKRNKYLQLINLVSSVAIYKLWIMKQKIQPTLMIGHSLGEYTALICSESLKLSDAIKLIILRYKFVQEIMLNKKGLMTILIGINQKTIKKILSKYDTEKQVSIACINSSNQIVISGEKHAIEKINTYCKIFQTKKIINLPIDFPYHCSLIKKASQKFSKILDTVRFKKPKYSVISSTSLKLQNSETSIRCSLKKQLYRTVNWHTIIKNVQNNITLFIEVSSENVLTNLNKKNTNKLSMSLNNNINFINTLKLFYKNI; translated from the coding sequence ATGCATAAATATGCAATGCTATTTCCCGGACAGAAATTCAATGAAAAAAAAATATCTTCTTATTTTACTACAAATAAAATATTTCAAAATATATTCACTGATGCATCAGAATATGCCAAATACGATTTATGGAAGTTAATTCATGATTATCCAAATGGAAAAATAAAAAGAAATAAATATCTACAATTAATTAATTTAGTTTCATCTGTTGCAATATATAAATTGTGGATAATGAAACAAAAAATACAACCGACATTAATGATAGGTCATAGCTTAGGAGAATATACTGCATTAATATGTTCTGAATCACTAAAACTATCTGATGCTATAAAATTAATTATTTTACGCTATAAATTTGTGCAAGAAATAATGTTAAATAAAAAAGGTTTAATGACAATTTTAATAGGAATAAATCAGAAAACTATAAAAAAAATTTTATCTAAATATGATACTGAGAAACAAGTTTCTATTGCGTGTATTAACAGTTCTAATCAAATAGTCATATCAGGAGAAAAACATGCCATAGAAAAGATTAATACATATTGTAAAATATTTCAAACAAAAAAAATTATCAATCTTCCTATTGATTTTCCTTATCATTGTTCACTTATAAAAAAAGCTTCACAAAAATTTTCAAAAATATTAGATACTGTTAGATTCAAAAAACCAAAATATTCAGTAATAAGTAGCACTAGTCTAAAACTTCAAAACTCTGAAACATCTATTCGATGCTCATTAAAAAAACAATTATATCGTACTGTAAATTGGCATACTATAATTAAAAATGTACAAAATAATATCACATTGTTTATTGAAGTTAGTTCAGAAAATGTATTAACTAATCTTAACAAAAAAAACACAAATAAATTATCAATGTCTTTAAATAATAATATAAATTTTATAAACACACTAAAATTATTTTATAAAAATATATAA
- the fabG gene encoding 3-oxoacyl-ACP reductase FabG — MNIKKKIVVITGANKGLGKYITQEFSNKKKFIVIGTSTSQLGCDNINKYLKNKDGIGIKLDITNPNNIYKAINFIYEKYGFIDILINNAGVIQDKLLINMTTNEWEKVLNVNLNSIFYMSKSVIKPMIKKKQGKIITIGSALAHIGSLGQTNYTASKLGLVGFHKSLALELASHGITVNMVAPGLIKTDMTSNLNKRKIKNFLLKIPMKRFGKTKEISKTILFLTSDYANYITGQVIHVNGGIYMP, encoded by the coding sequence ATGAATATTAAAAAAAAAATAGTCGTTATCACCGGTGCTAACAAGGGATTAGGAAAATATATTACACAAGAGTTCTCAAATAAAAAAAAATTCATTGTGATAGGAACATCAACTTCTCAATTAGGTTGCGATAATATAAATAAATACCTAAAAAATAAAGATGGCATAGGAATAAAATTAGATATTACTAATCCTAATAATATTTATAAAGCTATTAATTTTATTTATGAAAAATATGGATTTATTGATATTTTAATCAATAATGCAGGTGTTATACAAGATAAATTATTAATAAATATGACCACAAATGAATGGGAAAAAGTATTAAATGTGAATTTAAATTCAATATTTTACATGTCAAAATCTGTTATTAAACCTATGATAAAAAAAAAACAAGGAAAAATCATAACCATAGGTTCTGCTCTTGCACATATTGGAAGTTTGGGACAAACTAATTATACTGCATCGAAACTTGGATTAGTAGGCTTTCATAAATCATTAGCATTAGAATTAGCTTCTCACGGTATTACTGTTAATATGGTAGCACCAGGATTAATTAAAACGGATATGACTAGTAATTTAAACAAAAGAAAAATAAAAAATTTTCTCTTAAAAATACCTATGAAAAGATTTGGTAAAACAAAAGAAATTTCTAAAACAATCTTATTCTTAACCTCTGACTATGCAAATTATATTACAGGACAAGTAATACACGTTAATGGAGGAATTTATATGCCATAA